TGCCTCTATCCCCTTCCTCATCACTAGACTGTATATTGTTGTTAATGGTTTTCCTTCAACCCTTGCTACTCCTCTCATACTCATTCTGTTAGTGTACTCTTTCAGTATCCTTTCCTTTTGTTCTTTACTCATCTTGTGGTTTTGTGTTTGATAGAATGTTCTCCCGCAAGTTTTGCACTTGTATTTTGTTTTTCCTCTAGATGAGCCGTTCTTTACTATTTTGTTTGATTTGCATGAGGGACAAGGTGGTTTTTCTTCTCTTCTCCTCTTTACTCCAAGCTTTTTAGTGTAGTAGTATAGTGTTGATGGTGGTATTCCCAGTTTGGTGACTTGTACTCCTAGTAGGTATGCTGCTATTGCGTAAGCAAGGTCTTCTAAATCGTGTTTTCTTGGCTTAAAATTTAAATTCCTCAGAACCAAAAGTATTAATTGTGCAAGGGTTACGAGGTCCATCTCGTGAACCCCCATATAACCTCGTGACCCTTGCACATAAATTTTTCTAAAACAATTTTTACTCTTTACACTTCTAGCTCTTCTTAGTGAGTCACATTAGAAAAAACTATTTTTATGAACATCATAATATTTTTACAAACACTTATCGAATTTGATGACTGTTTGAGAACAGTCCCTATTCTCTAATTGGTCTAATGCATTATTTAGTGCTGGTAAAACTATCGGAGTAAATCTACTGGAATAACTGCCAGAGGATATAACCCATGGTCTATTTGTATCAACACTGTATATTACATCTACATCCTCTGGGTTTACTCCTAATCTTTTGGACACTATTTCGGAGATTACAGTCTCATGACCTTGTCCCTCATTAGTCCCATTCACTATTACTTTAACTTTCGAATATGGATCTATTTGCACAATTACCATATCTTGAGCTGAAGATTTAGGTAAATAGTCCTTACTTTCTCTAGCTAAGTCTAAATATCCTATATTAGTACCGGATGGCTCTACTACTAGTGAGGTACCTATTGCAACCCTCTTTCCTCTTTTTCTTTCCTCATTAACCTCTACCTTAAGCTTATCGTACAACTCTTTCATCCTTTTTACTACATTATAACAGCTGAATCCGTAGTATTTGCCTCCAGTAACTGTCTCGTATTGTGTAGTTTTTATCACATTTTTTATCCTAACCTCCATGGGATCCATACCTATTTCTCTTGCAAATTCATCTATTGCACTCTCTAATGCTAAATACAAATGCGGTCCTCCATAACCCCTATTTAACCCAGTGGGTACTGTGTTAGTTAGGACTGCTCTATACGTTAATTTTAATGCTTGTACATCATAAGGACCAGTTAAATTTCCGTGGTTTCTAAGCAAATTTCCGGGCTCTGGAGGTCTAGGATATGCTCCTAAGTTATCTGTGAGTTCCATGTCTATAGCGTGGATTTTTCCCTCCTTATCTCCATATATTCTTATAATCGATTCTCTTTCAGCTCCAACGGAACTTGAAGTTAAGTGTTCGTTTCTAGTTTCTATCCATTTTAATGGTCTGTTTACTAGTCTTGAAGATGCTGCAATTAAAGCCATGTATGGATAAATTGCGCTCTTAATGCCAAATGATCCTCCTATGTCTCTTGGTCCTCTTATAACTAATTTAGATTTTAATGCTTTACTTAAGAGATAATGAATGGTAAATGGTCCTTGAAAATTAGAAAAAATCTCGTACTCTTCTCCGTTATATTTGGCATAAACTTCATATGTTTCCAGCGGAGATGCAGTATATCTTGGAAATTTTATCTTTTCCTCAACTATTATATTTGCTTTCTTAATTTCGTCCATATATTTTCCGTAAATAAAAGTTTTATCTAGTACTATATTTGATTTTAGATTAGGATGAATTGGTGGCTTGGAAATTGCATCAGATATACTTACAACTGCATCCAATGGTTCGTAATCTACTTGCACTAGTTCTTTTGCATCTTCTGCTATGTAATCATCTTTTGCTACTATTACTGCAACCGGTTCACCATAATACATTGTTTTATCTCTAGCTATCGGATAATATTCTAAATTTATGTCAAGTGATAGTGGAAAGGGGTCTAAAAAATTCCTTAAATCGTTATATGTTATTACTTTTACTACCCCGTTTAATTTCTCTGCATCATCTTTGTTGATTCTTATTATTTTTGCATGAGCATAAGGAGATCTAACTATAGAAACAGAAAAATAACCTTTTATTTCTTTAGTTAATACGTCATCAATATACGAACCTTCTCCCTTTACAAATCGAAACCCCTCTTTAAATATCATACTTACCTACCGTTAAAATTAGGCTTCCTCTTATTTAAGAAGGACTCTACGCCTTCTCTGAAGTCTTCACTATATCTAAGTAAGCCGAAAGTTTTCCTTTCAATATCAAATCCTGCGTAAAATGGTGAATCTGCAACCTCTCTTATTATTTTCTTTAACGCTTTGAGGGCTAAGGGTGATAGGCTAGCTAGATCTTTAGCTATTTCTAATGCTCTTCCTTCTAGTTTATCTTCATCAACAATCTCATGTACTATACCCCACTGAAGAGCAGTTTGTGCGTCTATTCTCTTTCCTAACATTAGCATATAAGTAGCTCTAGATACACCTAACATTTTTACTATCCTAGTTACTCCTCCACTTGCAGGTACCATTCCTAGTCTTATTTCTGGAAAGCTAAATTCACTTTTAGGTGTGGCTATTCTTATATCACAAGATAATGCTAATTCTAAGCCTGCACCAAATGTGTATCCGTTTATTGCAGCTATTACTGGCTTAGTTATTCTTTCACTTGTTGATAGATCTTCTCCCCAATCTAGTAAAGTCTCTGGGTTTAATGATAGGAATTCACTTATATCTCCTCCAGAACTAAATGCTTTTCCACCTACACCTTCTATAATTATTACTCTTACGCTCGGATCTTTGTCTAATTCTATTATTTTCTCTCCTATTTCTTTTCTCATCTCAACGGTTATTGCGTTCATTTTTTCTTGTCTATCTATTAATATTTTACCTATTTTATTCTCTTTATTTACCTCAACCTTAATCATATAATATCACACTAATCTTAACTGTACATAATATTATTTAAGTTTTTCCCTTAACTTAGTAATATTTTTATTGTTTTTCTAATTTCTTTATAATTTCTGGATTTTCTAATGTA
The sequence above is drawn from the Sulfurisphaera tokodaii str. 7 genome and encodes:
- a CDS encoding enoyl-CoA hydratase/isomerase family protein; amino-acid sequence: MIKVEVNKENKIGKILIDRQEKMNAITVEMRKEIGEKIIELDKDPSVRVIIIEGVGGKAFSSGGDISEFLSLNPETLLDWGEDLSTSERITKPVIAAINGYTFGAGLELALSCDIRIATPKSEFSFPEIRLGMVPASGGVTRIVKMLGVSRATYMLMLGKRIDAQTALQWGIVHEIVDEDKLEGRALEIAKDLASLSPLALKALKKIIREVADSPFYAGFDIERKTFGLLRYSEDFREGVESFLNKRKPNFNGR